One window of Alkaliphilus metalliredigens QYMF genomic DNA carries:
- the ftsX gene encoding permease-like cell division protein FtsX: MKIKTINYVFKQGMIGLWRNRGMSIASISSVMTSLLVLGLIITLVLNINNVALLAQTQFDSVQVYLDEELELESIRQIGEDVSEIQGVAAVEYESSEQALANMKEQWGEQGYLLDNLESNPLPNSYIIHLEGLEVADEVVSELEAIEGIEEVKYYKEIMDQLMNIAGLIRTVGFVLILALILVTVFIISNTIKLTLNARRQEINIMKYVGATNWFVRWPFIIEGVFLGLIGSVLALVFVYYGYQYVFNAMTTQFYIMLSTYMVPIEEMMNKTIVIFAVLGAGVGALGSIFSLRKHLRV, from the coding sequence ATGAAGATTAAGACAATCAACTATGTCTTCAAGCAAGGGATGATTGGATTATGGCGAAACCGTGGGATGAGTATTGCCTCAATCAGTTCTGTTATGACCTCTTTGTTAGTACTAGGCTTAATTATTACACTAGTATTAAACATCAATAATGTGGCTCTATTAGCCCAGACACAATTCGATTCAGTACAAGTATATTTAGATGAGGAACTAGAATTAGAGTCTATTAGACAAATTGGTGAAGATGTTTCTGAAATACAAGGAGTGGCTGCTGTTGAATATGAGTCAAGTGAACAAGCATTGGCTAATATGAAGGAACAATGGGGTGAACAAGGGTATTTATTGGACAACCTCGAAAGTAATCCATTGCCAAACTCTTACATTATTCACCTGGAGGGTCTTGAGGTAGCGGATGAAGTGGTGTCTGAGTTAGAAGCAATTGAAGGCATTGAAGAAGTTAAGTACTACAAAGAGATTATGGACCAACTAATGAATATTGCTGGTCTAATTCGAACAGTTGGATTTGTTTTAATTCTTGCCCTTATTTTAGTGACTGTTTTTATTATCTCTAATACAATTAAATTAACATTGAATGCCCGGAGGCAAGAAATCAATATCATGAAGTATGTGGGAGCGACCAATTGGTTTGTTCGCTGGCCCTTCATTATTGAAGGCGTTTTTCTAGGCTTAATTGGATCCGTATTAGCACTGGTATTTGTGTATTATGGATACCAATATGTATTTAATGCTATGACAACGCAATTTTATATTATGTTAAGCACCTATATGGTACCGATTGAAGAAATGATGAACAAAACAATTGTTATCTTTGCGGTACTTGGAGCAGGTGTCGGCGCATTGGGAAGTATTTTTTCATTAAGAAAACATTTAAGAGTATAG
- the ftsE gene encoding cell division ATP-binding protein FtsE, which translates to MDQELMALIEFKNVSKTYAKGVQALTNLNFKIEKGEFVFIVGPSGAGKSTFIKLLLKEEEPTEGRICINGKDTTKLSKRNIPHLRRSMAVVFQDFRLLPNKTVYENVAFAMEVVEAASKEVRRQVPMILSMVGLSDKASKYPHQLSGGEKQRVSIARAIVNNPALLIADEPTGNLDPETAWEIMKVLKQINRRGTTVVMVTHAKDIVNIMEQRVVALEKGRIIRDEERGTYGYED; encoded by the coding sequence ATGGACCAGGAGTTGATGGCTTTGATTGAATTTAAAAATGTAAGTAAAACATATGCTAAAGGGGTACAAGCTTTAACCAACTTAAATTTTAAGATAGAAAAAGGTGAGTTTGTCTTTATAGTGGGTCCCAGTGGAGCCGGGAAATCCACTTTTATAAAGTTATTACTTAAAGAAGAAGAACCAACAGAAGGAAGAATTTGTATTAATGGGAAGGATACCACAAAGCTTTCCAAAAGAAATATACCCCATCTTAGGCGAAGTATGGCAGTGGTTTTTCAAGATTTCCGATTGCTGCCCAACAAGACTGTCTATGAAAATGTAGCTTTTGCAATGGAAGTAGTAGAAGCTGCTTCAAAGGAAGTACGGAGACAAGTACCGATGATACTCAGTATGGTGGGTCTAAGTGATAAAGCATCTAAGTACCCCCACCAATTATCGGGAGGCGAGAAACAACGTGTTTCAATTGCTAGGGCAATTGTCAATAATCCAGCCCTATTAATAGCCGATGAACCTACTGGAAATTTAGATCCTGAAACTGCATGGGAAATCATGAAGGTCCTCAAGCAAATTAACAGAAGAGGAACAACTGTTGTGATGGTAACTCATGCAAAAGATATCGTCAATATTATGGAGCAACGGGTAGTTGCCCTTGAAAAAGGACGAATTATACGGGATGAAGAGAGGGGGACATACGGCTATGAAGATTAA
- a CDS encoding 5-formyltetrahydrofolate cyclo-ligase, translated as MKNTLRKQLLAQREILSSVHMETKSQQVRSSLFNFSPYKKAQHVMLYVSFGKEVITRGIIQDLLDQNKRVFIPVCVPKTKELIISELLDFDEDLEIGHFGVLEPKKEALRPVDPKILDFIIVPGLAFDSQGYRIGYGGGYYDRFLPKISDKVPKVSLAFDEFVIDSVPTDSFDIPVDFIITEKKLIECIKDR; from the coding sequence ATGAAAAATACACTTCGGAAACAATTACTTGCGCAACGAGAAATCTTATCTTCAGTTCATATGGAAACAAAGAGTCAGCAAGTACGATCATCACTGTTTAATTTTTCCCCTTACAAAAAAGCGCAACACGTGATGCTTTATGTCTCCTTTGGTAAAGAAGTCATCACACGTGGCATCATTCAAGATTTATTAGATCAAAATAAGCGGGTTTTTATTCCAGTATGTGTCCCTAAAACAAAGGAGCTCATTATATCAGAGCTTCTAGACTTCGATGAAGATTTAGAGATTGGTCATTTCGGTGTTTTAGAACCTAAAAAAGAAGCCCTTCGGCCTGTGGATCCAAAGATACTAGATTTTATTATTGTTCCTGGACTTGCTTTTGACTCACAAGGCTATCGCATTGGTTATGGAGGGGGCTACTATGACCGATTTTTACCAAAAATTTCTGACAAAGTTCCCAAGGTCTCTTTAGCCTTTGATGAATTCGTCATCGATTCAGTTCCTACGGATTCCTTTGACATACCAGTGGATTTCATTATAACAGAAAAAAAGTTAATTGAATGTATAAAGGATCGGTAA